The following coding sequences lie in one Myxococcus xanthus genomic window:
- a CDS encoding PD-(D/E)XK nuclease family protein: MPFRSGRTLHVFPDAGRRQAALRAMGDASGLSVGAHLLTWDEMLQAMGGARELNRRPCPAVAARAVVASLGLELGPTPFGDYVREPAFARAALDVVLDLKAGRLSARELQDAVEILPQERRTRIRVIARLYHLYEQRMAELCLADREDVLRGAREALGRGAWPVGFEGLSTLVLHGVYDVRPSGLELLLALAAACESRRVTLRVETPVGGSPAADAALTALFRAFENRGDSMTHVDLFKADVSFEGRPFIDLGRHLFSPRAPRDVLKDAVPSLRVWNAATARDEARLLARDVRRLLAEGVAPGDIAVAYRELGPEAGWLAESLGELGVPVRLPWGEPLGLAGPVRLALDLPLLVEDGFPVERMADLMGSRYAPKLSRGGPDAPATLFAQAAVRDDRLGAVRGRGAYDVRLDGLARRLLALSGTRKAQDSTRVDAVKLLRERCLLLVDACRRIPEEGTAAELLAAWWQVVERLGLVDSEGALAPREEGGLGARAADARARDDAAREALRLRVQGLTRMMKAVGGGPKMRRRTFGRWLRDAMADAHLPPRGPRGAAVEVLDVAELPGRSFQHLFLAGLTEGRFPGRDAPSPLLADAERAALNKHLGRDVFRLTGGEFDERAAWRLTEDRLLFASALAAAEASVSLSFAVESAGGQEQVPSAFLEEVRRLTALKWEPRSLSPIPPLDEVLTESELRRCVALEALSQPKLRVTEPDAAAAVLRRRFAPEAWYAGARELSEVEMERLFFFGDPQVQPGPYSGSVDLDTQRESLRETFRFDITRPLSASALARFGNCGFQGFLSYGLKVAEPDVPGEEFDARGRGTFWHKVVEEVFAALKEKQLLGKAPEEVPDEVLDAALKAAIKDFERVHHVGHPELWKLAHERARAMARRILVDERRGLPFDAMTPENFEFRFGPAARDDKWSNVVLHAGEEPVYFEGTIDRLDKSGGEVGVIDYKSGRLDKRSLKERLLTSDFQLPLYLYAARESGHTEARQAAWFSLRTGMAIRLSEVISDVELDELLSKDPEVRAKVAEKEGLNLPNAVEALVGTLRQGQFAARPQDCGTCGYRAVCRITDRRITEDGG; this comes from the coding sequence ATGCCCTTCCGCTCTGGCCGCACCCTCCACGTGTTCCCCGACGCCGGCCGGCGTCAGGCCGCGTTGCGGGCCATGGGCGACGCCAGTGGGCTGAGCGTGGGCGCGCACCTGCTGACCTGGGACGAAATGCTGCAAGCGATGGGCGGCGCGCGGGAGCTCAACCGGCGTCCATGCCCGGCGGTGGCGGCGCGAGCGGTGGTGGCCTCCCTGGGATTGGAGCTGGGGCCTACGCCTTTCGGCGACTATGTGCGAGAGCCCGCCTTCGCGCGCGCCGCGCTGGACGTGGTGCTGGACCTGAAGGCCGGGCGCCTGTCCGCTCGTGAACTTCAGGACGCGGTGGAAATCCTGCCGCAGGAGCGCAGGACCCGGATCCGCGTGATTGCGCGCCTGTACCACCTGTACGAACAGCGGATGGCGGAGCTCTGTCTCGCCGACCGCGAGGATGTGCTGCGCGGTGCACGCGAGGCACTGGGCCGAGGCGCGTGGCCCGTGGGGTTTGAGGGGCTGAGCACGCTTGTGCTTCACGGCGTGTACGACGTGCGGCCCTCGGGGTTGGAGCTGTTGCTCGCGTTGGCGGCGGCGTGTGAGTCCCGTCGGGTGACGTTGCGCGTGGAGACGCCGGTGGGTGGCTCGCCCGCGGCGGACGCGGCGCTGACGGCGCTGTTCCGCGCCTTCGAGAACCGCGGCGATTCCATGACGCACGTGGACCTCTTCAAGGCGGACGTCTCCTTCGAGGGCCGGCCTTTCATCGACCTGGGACGCCACCTCTTCTCGCCTCGGGCGCCGCGCGACGTGTTGAAGGACGCGGTGCCGTCCCTGCGCGTGTGGAACGCGGCCACGGCCCGTGACGAGGCGCGTCTGTTGGCTCGGGACGTGCGGCGCCTGCTGGCCGAAGGCGTGGCGCCCGGCGACATCGCGGTGGCGTACCGCGAGCTGGGGCCCGAGGCCGGCTGGCTCGCGGAGTCGCTGGGGGAACTGGGCGTGCCGGTGCGCCTGCCCTGGGGCGAGCCGCTGGGACTCGCCGGGCCCGTGCGTCTGGCGCTGGACCTGCCGCTGCTGGTGGAGGATGGCTTCCCGGTCGAGCGCATGGCGGACCTGATGGGCAGCCGCTATGCGCCAAAGCTGTCACGCGGTGGACCGGATGCGCCCGCGACGCTCTTTGCCCAGGCCGCCGTGCGCGATGACCGGCTGGGCGCGGTGCGAGGCCGGGGCGCCTACGACGTGCGATTGGACGGGCTGGCCCGGCGGCTGCTCGCGCTCAGCGGTACGCGCAAGGCGCAGGACAGCACCCGAGTCGACGCCGTGAAGTTGCTGCGTGAGCGCTGTCTGCTGTTGGTGGACGCCTGCCGCCGCATTCCCGAAGAAGGCACCGCCGCGGAGTTGCTCGCGGCGTGGTGGCAGGTGGTGGAGCGGCTGGGCCTCGTGGATTCGGAGGGCGCGTTGGCGCCACGCGAGGAGGGTGGGTTGGGCGCGCGCGCGGCGGATGCGCGGGCTCGGGATGATGCCGCGCGCGAAGCGCTCCGCCTGCGGGTGCAGGGTCTGACGCGGATGATGAAGGCGGTGGGCGGCGGACCGAAGATGCGCCGCCGGACTTTTGGCCGTTGGCTGCGTGACGCGATGGCGGATGCGCACCTTCCTCCGCGCGGGCCCCGTGGTGCCGCCGTCGAGGTGCTCGACGTGGCCGAGCTGCCGGGCCGTTCCTTCCAGCACCTCTTCCTCGCGGGGCTGACGGAAGGCCGCTTCCCCGGGCGTGACGCACCGTCTCCGCTATTGGCGGACGCGGAGCGCGCCGCGCTCAACAAACATCTGGGCCGCGACGTCTTCCGGCTCACGGGCGGCGAGTTCGACGAGCGCGCGGCGTGGCGCCTCACCGAGGACCGCCTGCTGTTCGCCAGCGCACTTGCTGCCGCCGAGGCGAGCGTCAGCCTGTCCTTCGCGGTGGAGTCCGCGGGCGGTCAGGAGCAGGTACCATCGGCGTTCCTGGAAGAGGTGCGCCGGCTCACCGCGCTGAAGTGGGAGCCGCGCTCGCTGTCACCCATTCCGCCGCTGGACGAAGTGCTCACCGAGTCCGAGCTGCGCCGCTGCGTGGCGCTGGAAGCCCTGTCCCAGCCCAAGCTGCGCGTCACCGAACCCGATGCGGCGGCCGCGGTGCTCCGGCGCCGCTTCGCACCCGAAGCCTGGTACGCGGGCGCGCGCGAGCTGTCGGAAGTGGAGATGGAGCGCCTGTTTTTCTTCGGCGATCCGCAAGTGCAGCCCGGCCCGTACTCCGGCTCGGTGGACCTCGACACGCAGCGCGAGTCCCTGCGCGAGACGTTCCGTTTCGACATCACCCGGCCGCTCTCCGCGTCGGCGCTGGCGCGCTTCGGCAACTGCGGCTTCCAGGGCTTCCTTTCATATGGCCTGAAGGTGGCCGAGCCGGACGTGCCGGGCGAGGAGTTCGACGCCCGGGGCCGTGGCACCTTCTGGCACAAGGTCGTGGAGGAGGTCTTCGCGGCGCTGAAGGAGAAGCAGCTGTTGGGCAAGGCGCCGGAGGAGGTTCCGGACGAGGTGCTGGACGCCGCGCTCAAGGCCGCCATCAAGGACTTCGAGCGCGTGCACCACGTGGGGCATCCGGAGCTGTGGAAGCTGGCGCATGAGCGGGCCCGAGCGATGGCTCGCCGCATCCTCGTGGACGAGCGGCGCGGTCTGCCCTTCGACGCGATGACGCCGGAGAACTTCGAGTTCCGCTTCGGACCCGCCGCCCGTGACGACAAGTGGAGCAACGTCGTGCTGCACGCAGGCGAGGAGCCCGTGTACTTCGAGGGAACCATCGACCGGCTCGACAAGTCGGGCGGCGAGGTGGGTGTCATCGACTACAAGTCGGGCCGGCTGGACAAGCGCTCGCTGAAGGAGCGGCTGCTGACGTCGGACTTCCAGCTCCCGCTGTACCTCTACGCGGCGCGCGAGAGCGGCCACACGGAAGCGCGGCAGGCCGCGTGGTTCTCTCTGCGCACGGGCATGGCCATCCGCCTGTCCGAGGTCATCTCCGACGTGGAGCTGGACGAGCTGCTGTCGAAGGACCCCGAGGTCCGCGCGAAGGTGGCGGAGAAGGAAGGCCTCAACCTGCCCAACGCCGTGGAGGCACTGGTGGGCACACTGCGGCAGGGCCAGTTCGCCGCGCGGCCCCAGGACTGCGGGACGTGTGGCTATCGCGCGGTGTGCCGGATTACGGACAGGCGCATCACGGAGGACGGGGGATGA
- a CDS encoding isocitrate lyase/PEP mutase family protein — protein sequence MTTDSTRRAETFHALHQGPDLLILANAWDAGSARLIESLGAKAIATTSAGVAWAHGYPDGDALPLDRLLATVSAITRVIRVPLTVDFEGGYSNDAAQVGDAAGRLIDAGAVGINIEDASSPPAALCEKIARVRQVSTRLGVRLFINVRTDVYLRGLVPEPLRQRETLARAEQYRAAGADGLFVPGLVDAAGLQAITAGTLLPVNAMVRPGLPNAQELRRVGIRRLSSGASIPQTLLGEAAALATAFLADGSSEPLCQKRMDYAAINALMPSDASS from the coding sequence ATGACCACCGACAGCACCCGCCGCGCAGAGACGTTCCACGCCCTGCACCAGGGCCCCGACCTCCTCATCCTGGCCAATGCCTGGGACGCGGGCAGCGCACGGCTCATCGAAAGCCTGGGCGCGAAGGCCATTGCCACCACGAGCGCGGGCGTCGCCTGGGCGCATGGGTATCCGGACGGGGACGCACTCCCGCTCGACCGACTGCTTGCCACGGTCAGCGCCATCACCCGTGTCATCCGCGTCCCCCTCACGGTCGACTTCGAGGGCGGCTACTCCAACGACGCGGCTCAGGTGGGGGACGCCGCTGGCCGCCTCATCGATGCGGGTGCCGTGGGCATCAACATCGAGGACGCAAGCAGCCCGCCCGCGGCGCTGTGCGAGAAGATTGCCCGCGTGAGGCAGGTCAGCACCCGCCTGGGTGTCCGGCTCTTCATCAACGTGCGGACAGATGTGTATCTGCGAGGGCTGGTCCCCGAGCCGCTGCGGCAGCGGGAGACGCTTGCCCGAGCGGAGCAGTACCGCGCTGCCGGCGCGGACGGACTCTTCGTGCCCGGACTGGTGGATGCGGCTGGCCTCCAAGCCATCACCGCGGGCACGCTCCTTCCCGTCAACGCCATGGTCCGCCCCGGCCTCCCCAACGCCCAGGAACTGCGGCGCGTGGGGATCCGCAGACTCTCCAGCGGCGCCTCCATTCCCCAGACGTTGCTGGGCGAAGCCGCGGCCCTGGCCACGGCCTTCCTCGCGGACGGGAGCTCCGAGCCCCTGTGTCAGAAACGGATGGACTACGCGGCCATCAACGCGCTGATGCCGTCGGACGCCTCGTCCTGA
- a CDS encoding AlkA N-terminal domain-containing protein has product MNGLDASACYRAMQTRDARFDGRFFTAVRTTRIYCRPICPARTPRFENCTFYPSAAGAQDAGYRPCLRCRPETSPDLAFWRGTSNTVARALALIAEGGLDDDGAGVEELAGRLGVGDRQLRRLFQQHLGASPVAVAQTRRVLFARQLLHETTLPMAEVALASGFRSVRRFNDVFRALYGRPPSALRRSRAPVGDAAAGVTLFIPYQPPYDWEAMLAHLEARALPGLEHIEAGRYRRTVATAGGQGAVEVFRAPGRDGLLATLRLPQVQALPSVVAQVRRVFDVGADMDVIREHLCRDPHLAPLVSLRPGLRAPGGWDGFELAVRAVLGQQVTVSAARGLGARLVAAYGEPTRVESTGDARLMRTFPRPERLAQEDLSSLGMPAARARTLSSLAAAAAADPRLFQPRATLEETVERFKRIPGIGDWTAQYIALRAVREPDAFPSADVALLRALTGEDGVRPSPDEALRRSEAWSPWRAYAAQHLWAADAARPGPTPHLPRSPSRQRDDDAPAAAFAHGPRPHAHRLDAGRL; this is encoded by the coding sequence ATGAACGGCCTGGACGCCAGCGCGTGCTACCGCGCGATGCAGACCCGAGATGCCCGCTTCGACGGCCGGTTCTTCACCGCCGTCCGGACGACGCGCATCTATTGCCGGCCCATCTGCCCGGCCCGGACGCCCCGGTTCGAGAACTGCACCTTCTATCCGAGCGCCGCCGGGGCCCAGGATGCGGGCTACCGGCCCTGCCTGCGCTGCCGCCCGGAGACATCACCGGACCTCGCCTTCTGGCGGGGCACCTCCAACACCGTCGCTCGGGCCCTGGCGCTCATCGCCGAGGGCGGCCTGGATGACGACGGCGCCGGGGTGGAGGAGCTCGCGGGCCGGCTGGGCGTGGGCGACCGGCAGCTGCGGCGGTTGTTCCAGCAGCACCTGGGAGCCTCGCCCGTGGCCGTCGCCCAGACGCGGCGCGTGCTGTTCGCCCGGCAGCTCCTGCATGAGACGACCCTGCCCATGGCCGAGGTGGCACTGGCCTCGGGGTTCCGCAGCGTCCGCCGCTTCAACGACGTGTTCCGCGCCCTGTATGGACGGCCTCCCAGCGCGCTCCGCCGGAGCCGAGCCCCGGTGGGCGATGCCGCCGCGGGTGTCACGCTCTTCATCCCCTACCAGCCCCCCTATGACTGGGAAGCGATGCTGGCGCATCTGGAGGCACGGGCCCTACCGGGATTGGAGCACATCGAGGCCGGGCGCTACCGGCGGACCGTGGCGACCGCAGGCGGTCAGGGCGCCGTCGAAGTCTTCCGAGCCCCTGGACGCGACGGGTTGCTCGCGACGCTCCGCCTCCCCCAGGTTCAGGCCCTGCCCTCGGTGGTGGCACAGGTCCGGCGCGTCTTCGACGTGGGCGCGGACATGGACGTCATCCGGGAACACTTGTGCCGCGACCCGCACCTCGCTCCGCTGGTGTCCCTGCGACCAGGACTGCGAGCACCGGGAGGCTGGGACGGCTTCGAGCTCGCGGTCCGCGCCGTGTTGGGACAGCAAGTCACGGTCTCCGCGGCGCGCGGACTCGGGGCGCGGCTGGTCGCGGCGTATGGCGAGCCCACCCGTGTCGAATCGACGGGAGACGCCCGGTTGATGCGCACCTTTCCCCGGCCGGAAAGACTGGCGCAGGAGGACTTGAGCTCGCTCGGCATGCCGGCCGCCAGGGCCCGGACCCTGTCGAGCCTGGCCGCGGCGGCCGCAGCGGACCCGAGGCTGTTCCAGCCACGCGCCACGCTGGAGGAGACCGTCGAACGCTTCAAGCGCATCCCCGGCATCGGAGATTGGACTGCGCAGTACATCGCGCTGCGCGCCGTGCGCGAACCGGATGCCTTCCCTTCGGCGGATGTCGCACTGCTGCGTGCACTCACGGGCGAGGATGGCGTGCGGCCTTCTCCAGATGAAGCGCTTCGCCGTTCCGAAGCCTGGAGCCCCTGGCGCGCCTATGCCGCGCAGCACCTCTGGGCCGCGGATGCCGCCCGGCCCGGGCCCACACCCCACCTTCCCCGCTCCCCCTCGCGACAGAGAGATGACGATGCCCCCGCCGCTGCGTTTGCTCATGGACCGCGCCCCCACGCCCATCGGCTTGATGCTGGTCGTCTGTGA
- the ogt gene encoding methylated-DNA--[protein]-cysteine S-methyltransferase: MDRAPTPIGLMLVVCDEAGSLRAVDWEEYEPRMLRLLRLHYGVNGYVLEPASDPFGRTTAMQTYLRGDVSVIDSLPVATAGTPFQREVWRALRDIPAGATTSYGQLAQRIGRPKAVRAVGMANGANPIGVVVPCHRVVGSNASLTGYGGGLERKQWLLDHERRHASCSVA, translated from the coding sequence ATGGACCGCGCCCCCACGCCCATCGGCTTGATGCTGGTCGTCTGTGACGAAGCGGGCAGCCTTCGCGCGGTCGACTGGGAGGAGTACGAGCCCCGGATGCTCCGGCTGCTGCGGCTCCATTATGGCGTGAACGGCTACGTGCTCGAGCCCGCGAGCGACCCCTTCGGCAGGACGACCGCGATGCAGACCTATCTGCGCGGAGACGTCAGCGTCATCGACTCGCTGCCCGTGGCCACCGCGGGTACGCCCTTCCAGCGAGAAGTCTGGCGCGCGCTGCGTGACATCCCCGCGGGCGCCACCACGAGCTACGGCCAACTGGCCCAGCGAATCGGCCGCCCCAAGGCCGTGCGCGCCGTGGGCATGGCCAACGGCGCCAACCCGATTGGCGTGGTGGTCCCCTGCCACCGGGTGGTGGGGTCCAACGCGTCACTGACGGGCTACGGCGGTGGACTGGAGCGCAAGCAGTGGCTGCTCGACCACGAGCGCCGCCATGCATCGTGCTCCGTGGCCTGA
- a CDS encoding metallophosphoesterase, which yields MPEPLLVAAVGDIHGRFHRVETWLDALEQARGRRVDLVLAVGDVEAFRRADDHRRKAAKRAMPAEFAEYADGLRQVKRPLYFIGGNNEDFEALHDLQQGGKLAPNVTYLGRAGVRELCGLRVAYLSGIHAPRFVDQPLKPPSTPDMVKQAGYFRTPEVEQVAELRDVDLMLVHEWPRGIVQRAREENPSPPRPLPSYWIGNPVTRRLVDTVLPKWMLCGHSHKGFAVTLEAPGRPATRIACLDQAARAQESIFWLEYEDRQALRAGWGLSGAVSWTAGQRWDMNSLPPLAAEGEGAPAEFGLGEAMPARN from the coding sequence ATGCCGGAACCCCTACTCGTCGCGGCCGTGGGCGACATCCATGGCCGCTTCCACCGTGTGGAGACGTGGCTGGACGCGCTGGAGCAGGCTCGAGGCCGCCGGGTGGACCTGGTGCTGGCGGTGGGCGACGTCGAAGCCTTCCGCCGCGCGGATGACCACCGGCGCAAGGCCGCCAAGCGAGCCATGCCCGCCGAGTTCGCGGAATACGCGGATGGGCTCCGGCAAGTGAAGCGGCCCCTGTACTTCATCGGGGGCAACAACGAGGACTTCGAGGCGCTGCACGACCTCCAGCAGGGCGGCAAGCTGGCGCCGAACGTGACGTACCTGGGCCGAGCCGGGGTTCGCGAACTGTGTGGACTGCGGGTGGCGTACCTGTCGGGCATCCACGCGCCGCGCTTCGTCGACCAGCCGCTGAAGCCACCCTCCACGCCGGACATGGTGAAGCAGGCCGGCTACTTCCGCACGCCAGAGGTCGAACAGGTGGCGGAGCTGCGCGACGTGGACCTGATGCTGGTCCACGAATGGCCGCGAGGCATCGTCCAGCGCGCGCGGGAGGAGAACCCGTCACCGCCAAGGCCGTTGCCCTCCTATTGGATTGGCAATCCCGTGACGCGGCGGCTCGTGGACACGGTGTTGCCGAAGTGGATGCTGTGCGGCCACTCGCACAAGGGCTTCGCGGTGACGCTGGAGGCCCCGGGACGCCCGGCCACCCGCATCGCCTGCCTGGACCAGGCGGCCAGGGCCCAGGAGTCCATCTTCTGGTTGGAGTACGAGGACCGTCAGGCCCTGCGCGCGGGCTGGGGCCTGTCGGGCGCCGTGTCGTGGACCGCCGGCCAGCGCTGGGACATGAACTCGCTGCCTCCGCTGGCCGCGGAGGGAGAGGGCGCCCCCGCGGAGTTCGGCCTGGGAGAAGCGATGCCGGCGCGGAACTAG
- a CDS encoding GNAT family N-acetyltransferase, protein MQLTPASDLPLRALSTLFARAFEGYFVTVPDAPGLFDARVRSEHISLEESRVARVDGEPVGLVLMARRGRESRVAGMGVVPAWRNRKLGGAMLRPLLEDARARGDTRMLLEVIEQNAPAVTLYERLGFQRVRRLVGFMGTPEPLAGASALEEVDPWECARLLPEGLPWQLAPATVMGLALPARAFRLGPAVAVVADVAAPTLVVRSVGVEPSARGQGAGRGLLGALAARWPGKALAVSAVVPEGPLARFFLGAGLGPTPLTQLELELPLEARS, encoded by the coding sequence ATGCAATTGACTCCCGCGTCGGACCTGCCGCTGCGCGCCCTCTCCACGCTGTTTGCCCGCGCCTTCGAGGGGTATTTCGTCACCGTGCCGGATGCCCCCGGCCTGTTCGACGCACGCGTGCGCAGTGAGCACATCTCGCTGGAGGAAAGCCGCGTCGCGCGCGTGGACGGGGAGCCCGTGGGGCTCGTGTTGATGGCCCGCCGGGGACGGGAGAGCCGCGTGGCGGGAATGGGGGTGGTGCCCGCCTGGCGGAATCGCAAACTGGGCGGTGCCATGCTGCGTCCACTGTTGGAGGACGCGCGAGCGCGGGGCGACACCCGGATGCTGCTGGAGGTCATCGAGCAGAACGCGCCCGCGGTGACGCTCTACGAGCGGCTGGGCTTCCAGCGCGTTCGCCGGCTGGTGGGCTTCATGGGGACGCCCGAGCCCTTGGCGGGTGCCTCCGCGCTGGAGGAAGTGGACCCGTGGGAGTGCGCGCGGCTGCTGCCCGAGGGATTGCCCTGGCAACTGGCTCCCGCGACGGTCATGGGGTTGGCGCTGCCCGCGCGTGCGTTCCGGCTGGGCCCCGCGGTGGCGGTGGTGGCGGATGTGGCGGCGCCCACGCTGGTCGTCCGCTCCGTGGGGGTGGAGCCCTCGGCCCGGGGGCAGGGCGCTGGCCGCGGGCTCCTGGGTGCCCTGGCCGCGCGGTGGCCCGGGAAGGCGCTGGCCGTGAGCGCCGTCGTGCCGGAAGGCCCCCTGGCGCGCTTCTTCCTGGGCGCGGGATTGGGGCCGACTCCGCTCACACAGCTCGAGTTGGAGCTGCCACTGGAGGCGCGCTCATGA
- a CDS encoding phosphatase PAP2 family protein — MLPAVRLPYRAFAIAVLLTVVPFSPAAAQGGSDEPRLHELRFDWTRDGVITGAAGVLWISSETLFKDNLAPAQCRWCDRAPDGTDRLNRLDRWGRGIVGSTPSARKRAHDWSNIIGFGALPAGVLGIQYAMGHGSGAPTRYFAQDATIIVQSAVFASLANQTVKFIAGRERPFVHVLPEDQKGLTDHPSDNNLSFYSGHTNLAFSLVVSAGTVAALRGYKHQAWLWAVGLPVATSVGLLRMGADKHYLTDVATGALLGSAVGVAVPLLLHGRKGEATPNIQSGQVQMAPVASARMVGISGTF, encoded by the coding sequence ATGCTGCCAGCCGTGCGCCTCCCTTATCGAGCGTTTGCCATTGCCGTCCTGCTGACCGTCGTCCCCTTCTCCCCCGCCGCCGCGCAAGGCGGCTCGGACGAGCCGCGGCTCCATGAGCTCCGCTTCGACTGGACCCGGGATGGGGTCATCACCGGCGCGGCGGGCGTGCTGTGGATTTCCAGTGAGACGCTCTTCAAGGACAACCTGGCCCCGGCGCAGTGCCGCTGGTGCGACCGCGCGCCAGATGGGACGGACCGCCTCAACCGGCTGGACCGCTGGGGACGGGGCATCGTCGGGTCGACGCCGTCCGCCCGCAAACGGGCCCACGACTGGAGCAACATCATCGGCTTCGGCGCGCTACCGGCGGGAGTGCTCGGCATCCAGTACGCCATGGGCCATGGCTCGGGCGCTCCGACTCGCTACTTCGCCCAGGACGCCACCATCATCGTCCAGAGCGCGGTGTTCGCCTCCCTGGCGAACCAGACGGTGAAGTTCATCGCCGGCCGCGAGCGCCCCTTCGTCCACGTGCTGCCCGAGGACCAGAAGGGCCTCACCGACCACCCCAGCGACAACAACCTGTCCTTCTACAGCGGGCACACCAACCTCGCCTTCTCGCTGGTGGTGTCCGCGGGCACCGTCGCCGCGCTGCGCGGCTACAAGCACCAGGCGTGGCTCTGGGCGGTGGGCCTGCCCGTGGCCACCTCCGTGGGCCTGCTGCGCATGGGCGCCGACAAGCACTACCTCACGGACGTGGCCACCGGCGCATTGCTCGGCTCGGCGGTCGGCGTCGCCGTGCCCCTGCTGCTCCATGGCCGGAAGGGCGAGGCCACGCCGAACATCCAGTCAGGGCAGGTCCAGATGGCGCCCGTGGCCAGCGCGCGGATGGTGGGCATCTCCGGCACCTTCTAG